In Vibrio coralliilyticus, the following are encoded in one genomic region:
- the gcvT gene encoding glycine cleavage system aminomethyltransferase GcvT, producing the protein MTQDLLKTPLHTLHVEAGAKMVPFAGYDMPVQYKLGVKKEHLHTRDAAGLFDVSHMGQLRLHGEGAAAFLESLVPVDIIDLPQGNQRYAFFTNEEGGIMDDLMVANLGDHLFVVVNAACKEQDINHLEAHLPAGVELEIIDDRALLALQGPKAVDVLKRFNAEVADMLFMDVKKLDILGVECIVSRSGYTGEDGYEISVPNTHAEELAQKLTAEEEVEWIGLGARDSLRLECGLCLYGHDLDTTTTPVEASLLWGIQKIRRIDGERAGGFPGAEIILKQIETKDVSRKRVGLVGQTKAPVREGTELFDADDNKVGIVTSGTAGPSAGKPVSMAYVRADLATIGTELFADVRGKKLLMTIEKMPFVPQRYYRG; encoded by the coding sequence ATGACTCAAGATCTACTCAAAACACCACTTCATACGCTTCACGTAGAAGCTGGTGCGAAAATGGTTCCTTTCGCAGGCTACGACATGCCAGTCCAATACAAACTGGGTGTAAAGAAAGAGCACTTACATACTCGCGACGCTGCGGGTCTTTTTGATGTGTCCCACATGGGACAACTTCGTTTACACGGTGAAGGTGCAGCAGCATTTCTTGAGTCGTTAGTTCCAGTTGACATCATTGACCTACCACAAGGTAACCAGCGCTATGCTTTCTTTACTAATGAAGAAGGCGGCATCATGGATGACCTAATGGTGGCAAACTTAGGTGACCACCTATTTGTTGTGGTTAACGCAGCATGTAAAGAGCAAGACATCAATCACCTTGAAGCTCACTTACCTGCAGGTGTAGAACTAGAGATCATCGATGATCGCGCTTTGCTGGCTCTTCAAGGCCCTAAAGCAGTCGATGTGCTTAAGCGTTTCAATGCCGAAGTTGCTGACATGCTATTTATGGATGTGAAGAAGTTAGACATCCTAGGTGTTGAGTGCATCGTTAGCCGCAGTGGCTACACAGGTGAAGACGGTTACGAAATCTCTGTGCCGAACACGCATGCAGAAGAACTTGCGCAGAAGCTAACAGCGGAAGAAGAAGTGGAATGGATTGGCCTTGGTGCACGTGATTCTCTACGTCTAGAGTGTGGTCTGTGCCTATACGGACACGATCTTGATACAACGACGACACCGGTAGAAGCAAGCCTTCTTTGGGGAATTCAGAAAATTCGTCGTATAGATGGCGAGCGCGCTGGTGGTTTCCCTGGTGCGGAGATCATCCTTAAACAGATTGAAACTAAAGACGTATCACGTAAGCGTGTAGGCCTAGTCGGCCAGACGAAAGCGCCTGTACGTGAAGGCACGGAGCTGTTTGATGCTGATGACAACAAAGTCGGTATTGTGACAAGCGGCACAGCAGGCCCAAGTGCTGGAAAGCCGGTTTCAATGGCTTACGTTCGCGCAGATCTTGCAACTATTGGCACTGAGCTGTTTGCAGATGTTCGTGGTAAGAAACTGCTTATGACGATTGAAAAAATGCCATTTGTTCCACAACGCTATTACCGTGGGTGA
- the gcvP gene encoding aminomethyl-transferring glycine dehydrogenase, giving the protein MTELLQSLSTQNEFVARHNGPNKSDQQKMLDAINVASLDALIDETVPAQIRLEQPMTIAEALSEADMLAAMREFADQNQIKRTFIGQGYYNTFTPNVILRNVLENPGWYTAYTPYQPEISQGRLEALLNYQQMVMDLTGMDIANASLLDEATAAAEAMTLCKRAGKSKSNVFFVADDVHPQTLEVVKTRAKYIGFDVLIGSLESLPEHDVFGALVQYPGTTGEVRDLTDIIAKAQANKTLVAVATDLLASALLKPAGEMGADVVIGSAQRFGVPMGYGGPHAAFMATRDKHKRTMPGRVIGVSIDTKGNQALRMAMQTREQHIRREKATSNICTAQALLANMASFYAVYHGAEGLRTIARRTHHMTAILAAGLTKSGYELAHNSFFDTITINTAGKTEELYAKAQAADINLRKLDGKLGVSFDETTTTGDIEALFAVFGVKEEINALSSEIAGNEFAAIPEALRRTSEYLTHPVFNTHHSETQMMRYLKQLENKDFSLTHGMIPLGSCTMKLNAAAEMIPVTWPEFGSIHPFAPIEQAAGYSALAKDLKEKLCEITGYDDFSLQPNSGASGEYAGLIAIQRYHDSRGEGHRNVCLIPSSAHGTNPATASMVSMKVVVVKCDDDGNIDMADLAAKIEKHKDNLSSIMITYPSTHGVYEEQVKEVCEMVHAAGGQVYLDGANMNAQVGLTSPGFIGSDVSHLNLHKTFCIPHGGGGPGMGPIGVKSHLAPFLPGHIENGVEGEDFAVSAADLGSASILPISWAYIAMMGEAGLTDATKVAILNANYMMERLRPHYPVLYRGTNGRVAHECIIDIRPLKEETGISEEDIAKRLMDYGFHAPTMSFPVAGTLMVEPTESEDLEEIDRFCDAMIAIREEMNKVKNGEWPLENNPLVNAPHTQVDLTATEWDRPYSRELGCFPSPATKSWKYWPTVNRVDNVYGDRNLICSCPSIENYED; this is encoded by the coding sequence ATGACTGAATTACTTCAAAGCCTCAGCACACAAAATGAGTTCGTTGCTCGCCACAACGGCCCAAATAAATCTGACCAACAAAAAATGTTGGATGCGATCAATGTTGCCAGTCTTGACGCACTGATCGACGAAACCGTACCAGCTCAAATTCGCCTAGAACAGCCAATGACAATAGCTGAAGCATTGAGCGAAGCAGACATGCTGGCTGCGATGCGTGAATTCGCAGATCAAAACCAAATTAAACGTACATTCATCGGTCAGGGTTACTACAACACCTTTACACCAAACGTGATTCTACGTAACGTATTGGAAAACCCAGGCTGGTACACAGCTTATACCCCTTACCAACCAGAAATTTCTCAAGGCCGTTTAGAAGCACTGCTGAACTATCAGCAAATGGTGATGGACTTGACGGGAATGGATATCGCTAACGCGTCTCTTCTTGATGAAGCAACTGCTGCTGCTGAAGCTATGACACTATGTAAGCGTGCCGGTAAGAGCAAGAGCAACGTTTTCTTCGTCGCAGATGATGTTCACCCGCAAACGCTAGAGGTAGTTAAGACTCGCGCCAAATACATTGGCTTTGACGTACTCATCGGCTCCCTTGAGTCACTTCCGGAACACGATGTCTTCGGTGCACTGGTACAGTACCCAGGTACTACGGGTGAAGTCCGCGACCTAACAGACATCATCGCCAAAGCACAAGCCAACAAAACACTGGTTGCCGTCGCCACTGACCTACTTGCTTCAGCACTATTGAAGCCAGCAGGCGAAATGGGTGCAGACGTTGTCATCGGCTCCGCTCAACGTTTCGGCGTGCCTATGGGTTACGGTGGTCCACACGCAGCCTTTATGGCGACACGTGACAAGCACAAACGTACCATGCCTGGTCGTGTTATCGGTGTATCCATCGATACAAAAGGCAACCAAGCGCTACGTATGGCCATGCAGACTCGTGAGCAGCACATCCGCCGTGAGAAAGCGACATCAAACATCTGTACGGCTCAGGCGCTACTGGCAAACATGGCGTCATTCTACGCGGTATACCACGGCGCAGAAGGTCTACGTACTATTGCTCGTCGTACTCACCACATGACAGCTATTCTTGCAGCTGGTCTGACTAAGTCAGGCTATGAGCTCGCGCACAACAGCTTCTTCGATACCATTACTATCAACACTGCTGGTAAGACAGAAGAGCTGTACGCGAAAGCACAAGCAGCAGACATCAACCTACGCAAGCTAGACGGCAAGCTAGGTGTGAGCTTCGATGAGACAACGACAACAGGCGACATCGAAGCGCTATTTGCCGTATTCGGCGTAAAAGAAGAAATCAACGCGCTTTCTTCTGAAATCGCAGGCAACGAGTTCGCAGCAATTCCTGAAGCGCTTCGTCGTACTTCAGAATACCTAACTCACCCAGTGTTCAATACACATCACAGCGAAACGCAGATGATGCGTTACCTGAAACAGCTTGAGAACAAAGACTTCTCGCTGACGCACGGTATGATTCCGCTGGGCAGCTGTACTATGAAGCTGAATGCCGCGGCTGAGATGATCCCTGTGACTTGGCCTGAATTTGGCTCAATTCACCCATTCGCACCAATCGAACAAGCAGCGGGCTACTCAGCTCTAGCGAAAGACTTGAAAGAGAAGCTGTGTGAAATCACAGGCTACGACGATTTCTCCCTACAGCCGAACTCAGGTGCGTCTGGTGAGTACGCAGGCCTCATCGCGATCCAACGCTACCATGACAGCCGCGGTGAAGGTCACCGTAACGTTTGTTTGATCCCAAGCTCAGCGCACGGTACTAACCCTGCGACAGCCTCTATGGTCTCAATGAAAGTGGTCGTAGTGAAATGTGATGACGACGGTAACATTGATATGGCAGATCTTGCCGCTAAGATCGAGAAGCACAAAGACAACCTCTCTAGCATTATGATCACTTATCCTTCTACGCACGGTGTGTACGAAGAGCAAGTGAAAGAAGTGTGTGAAATGGTTCATGCGGCTGGCGGTCAGGTTTACCTAGACGGCGCAAACATGAACGCACAGGTTGGTTTGACGTCTCCAGGCTTCATTGGCTCTGACGTTTCTCACTTAAACCTTCACAAAACCTTCTGTATCCCACACGGTGGTGGTGGTCCGGGTATGGGCCCTATCGGTGTGAAATCACACCTAGCGCCATTCCTTCCTGGCCACATCGAAAACGGTGTTGAAGGCGAAGACTTTGCAGTCTCTGCGGCAGACCTAGGCAGCGCTTCTATTCTACCTATCTCTTGGGCTTACATCGCCATGATGGGTGAAGCTGGCCTTACAGATGCAACTAAAGTTGCGATTCTGAACGCGAACTACATGATGGAGCGCTTACGCCCTCACTACCCTGTTCTTTACCGTGGTACGAACGGCCGCGTAGCACACGAATGTATTATTGATATTCGTCCGCTTAAAGAAGAAACAGGTATCAGCGAAGAAGATATCGCGAAGCGTCTGATGGACTACGGCTTCCACGCACCAACTATGTCGTTCCCTGTTGCAGGTACGCTAATGGTTGAGCCAACAGAATCCGAAGATTTAGAAGAGATCGACCGCTTCTGTGACGCGATGATCGCCATTCGTGAAGAAATGAACAAAGTGAAGAATGGCGAATGGCCACTAGAGAATAACCCTCTGGTTAATGCACCGCATACTCAAGTTGATCTGACTGCTACAGAATGGGATCGCCCATACTCGCGCGAGCTTGGCTGTTTCCCTTCACCTGCCACTAAGTCTTGGAAATACTGGCCTACCGTTAACCGTGTAGA
- a CDS encoding S1 family peptidase, with amino-acid sequence MRKLSILLPFVLASKSFAFDVNPYIVNGTTASISDYPSFASLYYDDGSQYGNYCGATVINSQYILTAAHCIYNDNSQNLHTWVVPQLTDQSQYPYGSYQSSRAKEFYFPDDYVDSEEQRWPNDIAIIKLESPLNTQDYQYLLNTTENNTYAQNNGSDSFKAIGHGLIEGNVSSDGTLLETSLELEDKSVCNSTDKQLCFDGAQSGSYKNSTCNGDSGGPVYWYDGSKYVQIGITSFGPTDCGDINEPATSVFTETYDYNSWINSVISGGQTPKYYISTDSSGTRSLVDNTAQSGGSGGGGSLGFLSFLFIGAALFRRKLTS; translated from the coding sequence ATGAGAAAGCTATCCATACTTTTGCCTTTTGTCCTAGCTTCTAAGAGCTTCGCATTTGACGTCAACCCATATATTGTTAATGGTACAACGGCATCCATTAGTGATTACCCTTCCTTTGCTAGTCTTTACTACGATGACGGCAGTCAGTACGGAAATTACTGTGGCGCAACAGTCATTAACTCGCAATATATTTTAACGGCTGCCCACTGTATTTATAACGATAATAGTCAAAACCTACATACTTGGGTTGTCCCACAGTTAACTGATCAGTCGCAATATCCTTATGGTAGTTATCAATCATCGAGAGCTAAAGAGTTTTATTTCCCTGATGATTATGTTGATTCTGAAGAGCAAAGGTGGCCCAACGACATTGCCATTATTAAATTGGAGTCGCCGCTTAATACTCAAGATTATCAATACTTATTGAATACCACGGAAAATAATACTTATGCCCAAAATAACGGCTCTGATTCATTTAAGGCAATTGGTCATGGTCTGATAGAAGGTAATGTCTCTTCTGATGGTACGTTATTAGAGACAAGTTTGGAGTTAGAAGACAAGTCCGTTTGTAACTCTACTGATAAGCAATTGTGTTTTGATGGTGCACAAAGTGGTTCATACAAGAATTCGACGTGTAACGGCGATTCTGGAGGTCCTGTTTATTGGTATGATGGCAGCAAGTATGTACAAATTGGCATAACGAGTTTCGGACCTACTGACTGTGGTGATATCAATGAGCCTGCCACCTCTGTTTTTACAGAAACTTACGATTATAATTCATGGATCAACAGCGTAATATCCGGTGGTCAAACACCGAAATATTATATCTCAACTGACAGCAGTGGCACCCGCTCTCTCGTTGATAATACTGCACAGAGTGGTGGTAGCGGCGGCGGTGGCTCTCTTGGCTTCCTATCTTTCTTATTTATCGGGGCAGCTCTATTTAGAAGAAAACTAACAAGTTAG
- the gcvH gene encoding glycine cleavage system protein GcvH translates to MDNTLKFADSHEWVRDNGDGTVTIGISEHAQEMLGDVVFVDLPEVEAEIEAGDSFSLVESVKAASDIYAPITGEILEINEELEDSPELINEEPFEGGWIVKVKMSDASELDNLKSAEEYLNSIEDE, encoded by the coding sequence ATGGACAACACACTGAAGTTTGCAGATAGCCACGAGTGGGTACGTGACAACGGTGACGGCACAGTAACTATCGGTATTTCAGAGCATGCACAAGAAATGCTAGGTGACGTTGTATTCGTAGACCTACCTGAAGTTGAAGCAGAGATCGAAGCGGGTGATAGCTTCTCTTTGGTTGAATCTGTAAAAGCAGCTTCAGATATCTACGCACCAATCACTGGTGAGATTCTAGAAATCAACGAAGAGTTAGAAGATAGCCCAGAGCTAATCAACGAAGAACCTTTCGAAGGCGGTTGGATTGTTAAAGTGAAGATGTCAGACGCATCAGAGCTAGACAATCTGAAAAGCGCAGAAGAGTACCTAAACTCGATCGAAGACGAGTAA
- a CDS encoding LuxR C-terminal-related transcriptional regulator: MANQCTHEITFLSDISMQSKLFKDSLEQGIQLNVSIVPIEELEACEGKTSILGDYILFDYHYLNDEKFDVYSQIRSLSTKNPKEIVINCPKDVPSTQLFKWRNLVGVFYIDDDLSLLLRGMEKIMKDEMWLSRKVAQDYIEHFRCANSVTTSQAYANLTKREKEIMRLLGHGASNLQIADELFVSENTVKTHLHNIFKKINAKNRLQALLWANNNVALEERV, from the coding sequence ATGGCAAATCAATGTACTCACGAGATAACCTTTCTTTCAGATATAAGCATGCAATCCAAATTGTTTAAAGACTCTTTAGAGCAAGGCATTCAATTAAATGTATCGATTGTTCCAATTGAAGAGCTTGAAGCATGTGAAGGCAAGACATCTATCCTAGGCGATTACATTCTGTTTGACTACCACTACCTGAACGATGAGAAGTTTGATGTTTACAGTCAGATCCGCTCATTAAGCACTAAGAATCCGAAAGAAATCGTAATTAACTGTCCGAAAGATGTCCCCTCGACCCAGCTATTCAAATGGCGAAATTTAGTGGGTGTTTTTTATATTGATGATGATCTTTCTTTGCTACTCAGGGGCATGGAAAAGATTATGAAAGACGAAATGTGGCTATCACGAAAAGTTGCTCAAGATTATATCGAGCATTTTCGCTGTGCAAATAGTGTTACCACCTCACAAGCTTATGCCAATCTTACCAAACGAGAAAAAGAGATCATGCGTTTGCTTGGACATGGGGCTTCTAATCTCCAAATCGCTGACGAGTTGTTCGTGAGTGAGAATACGGTGAAAACGCACTTACACAATATTTTTAAGAAAATAAATGCTAAGAATCGCCTTCAGGCACTGCTGTGGGCCAATAATAATGTGGCACTAGAAGAAAGAGTGTAG
- a CDS encoding helix-turn-helix domain-containing protein, which produces MPEDIYDEYPSLTLAKEAADQNIEPLKLGERIKDIRGKLGITLEEASQRTGLARSTLSKIENEQISPTFQAMQKLALGLQIDMPQLFEPPRKKVATGRRDITKNNQGKPHPTPTYEHELLATQLSNKKMMPFKSQVHARNFEEYGDWVRHDGEEFLLILSGSVMFYSEFYEPVELSEGDSVYYDANMGHMLISTSEKDANILWVTAK; this is translated from the coding sequence ATGCCCGAAGATATCTATGATGAGTACCCATCTTTGACATTGGCGAAAGAAGCTGCCGATCAAAATATCGAACCCCTAAAATTGGGCGAGAGAATCAAGGATATTCGCGGTAAGTTGGGGATTACTTTGGAAGAGGCAAGTCAACGTACTGGGCTGGCGCGTTCTACCTTGAGCAAGATTGAGAATGAGCAGATTTCTCCTACGTTTCAGGCGATGCAAAAATTGGCGCTTGGATTACAGATAGATATGCCACAACTCTTTGAACCACCAAGGAAAAAAGTCGCAACAGGCCGTAGGGATATCACCAAAAATAATCAGGGGAAACCACACCCAACACCGACCTACGAACATGAGCTCTTGGCGACTCAGCTTTCCAATAAGAAAATGATGCCTTTTAAAAGCCAAGTTCATGCGCGAAACTTTGAAGAGTACGGTGATTGGGTACGTCATGACGGTGAAGAGTTTTTGCTGATTTTGTCCGGTTCAGTCATGTTCTATTCGGAGTTTTACGAACCGGTAGAATTGAGTGAAGGTGACAGTGTTTACTATGACGCGAATATGGGGCATATGCTGATCTCGACCAGCGAAAAAGACGCTAATATTTTGTGGGTGACTGCTAAATAA
- a CDS encoding S1 family peptidase, which yields MKKPIWFLSLILVSSRLLAMEISPYIVNGSNADITNYPSFASLFYRNGNTYSTSSYCGATMLNSQFVLTAAHCIYDNESTMLYTVVVPQLEDESNFLSTQQAKAEEFYYPDDYIDSSSELWPNDIAIIKLETPLSVSNYTSLLNTSINNSFPSPADYKAIGHGYIEGNVAGGTQLLETSLEYISLSSCQSEYGSKLTDKQICFGGPESGGYQNSTCSGDSGGPVYWYNGSQYIQVGITSFGPSLCGNTAFNVTSVFTDVYDYTGWINSVMNGQVTPKYYVTTINGNRVLNSNVDDSVSARSDGGSGGAVNFAVWLIIAVFALRGRRLNQLN from the coding sequence ATGAAAAAGCCAATTTGGTTCCTTAGCCTGATACTGGTTAGCTCCCGATTGCTGGCGATGGAAATTTCGCCTTACATCGTGAATGGCAGTAACGCGGACATTACTAATTACCCTTCTTTTGCCAGCCTGTTTTATCGCAACGGCAACACCTACAGTACGTCGAGTTATTGTGGGGCCACTATGCTTAATAGCCAGTTTGTCTTAACTGCTGCTCATTGTATTTATGACAATGAAAGTACTATGTTGTATACCGTGGTGGTTCCCCAGTTGGAGGATGAATCGAACTTCTTGTCCACTCAGCAGGCAAAAGCAGAAGAATTTTATTATCCGGATGATTATATTGATTCAAGTTCAGAGCTTTGGCCAAATGACATTGCCATTATTAAACTTGAGACGCCACTTTCTGTATCTAATTACACCTCTCTCCTCAACACTTCGATCAATAACAGTTTCCCCAGCCCCGCAGATTACAAAGCAATTGGTCATGGATACATTGAAGGTAATGTCGCAGGTGGTACTCAACTTTTGGAAACCTCTTTGGAATATATCTCTCTGAGTAGTTGTCAATCTGAGTATGGTAGTAAGCTGACGGACAAGCAGATCTGTTTTGGTGGTCCTGAATCTGGAGGTTATCAAAACTCCACTTGTAGCGGTGATTCGGGAGGGCCTGTCTATTGGTATAATGGGAGCCAGTACATACAGGTTGGTATCACCAGTTTTGGCCCGAGTTTATGTGGCAATACGGCATTCAATGTAACTTCGGTATTCACGGATGTCTATGACTATACTGGCTGGATCAATAGTGTTATGAATGGGCAGGTTACACCCAAGTATTACGTCACCACAATCAATGGTAACCGTGTCTTGAATAGTAATGTCGATGACAGTGTGAGTGCTCGCTCTGATGGTGGTAGCGGTGGAGCCGTTAACTTTGCTGTATGGCTGATAATCGCAGTGTTCGCATTGAGAGGGAGGCGTCTCAACCAGCTTAATTAG
- a CDS encoding serine hydroxymethyltransferase: protein MNNTYQNHSLENFFSTNLAATDDAVFAGIQAENTRQSEQIELIASENIVSKAVMQAQGTCLTNKYAEGYPGRRYYGGCEHVDTVEAIAIERAKQLFKCDFANVQPHSGAQANGAVKLALLQPGDTILGMSLDAGGHLTHGARPALSGKWFNAVQYGVDRESLEINYEDVRALALEHKPKMIIAGGSAIPRTIDFAKFREIADEVDAILMVDMAHIAGLIATGAHPSPLPHAHVVTTTTHKTLRGPRGGMILTNHEDIIKKINSAVFPGLQGGPLMHVIAAKAVAFGEALGPEFKTYIDSVINNAKVLAEVLQTRGCDIVTGGTDTHLMLVDLRPKGLKGNKAEEALERAGITCNKNGIPFDSEKPMITSGIRLGTPAGTSRGFGAEEFKLIGNWIGDVLDGLVNNPEGDAEVEQRVRKEVKALCNRYPLYQ, encoded by the coding sequence ATGAACAACACTTACCAAAATCACAGCCTAGAGAACTTTTTCTCGACTAATCTTGCTGCTACAGACGACGCGGTTTTCGCAGGAATCCAAGCGGAAAATACTCGTCAGAGTGAACAAATCGAGCTCATTGCTTCAGAAAACATTGTTTCTAAAGCAGTGATGCAAGCTCAAGGCACTTGCCTAACCAACAAATATGCAGAAGGCTACCCTGGTCGTCGTTACTACGGCGGTTGTGAACATGTTGATACCGTAGAGGCCATTGCGATTGAACGCGCTAAACAGCTGTTCAAATGCGATTTTGCTAACGTTCAGCCTCACTCAGGTGCACAGGCAAACGGCGCAGTCAAACTTGCTCTGCTTCAACCTGGCGACACTATCCTTGGCATGTCTCTGGATGCTGGCGGCCACCTAACTCACGGTGCGCGCCCTGCTCTTTCTGGTAAATGGTTCAATGCCGTTCAGTACGGTGTGGATCGTGAATCACTAGAAATCAACTACGAAGATGTTCGTGCTCTAGCCCTTGAGCACAAACCAAAAATGATCATCGCTGGTGGTAGTGCTATTCCTCGTACTATCGACTTCGCAAAATTCCGTGAAATCGCTGATGAAGTTGATGCGATTCTAATGGTTGATATGGCGCACATCGCAGGTCTGATTGCAACTGGTGCTCACCCTAGCCCACTACCACACGCACACGTTGTCACAACGACAACGCATAAAACATTGCGTGGCCCACGCGGCGGTATGATTCTGACCAACCACGAAGACATTATTAAGAAAATCAACTCGGCGGTATTCCCTGGCCTTCAAGGTGGCCCACTGATGCACGTTATCGCAGCTAAAGCCGTCGCTTTCGGTGAAGCTTTGGGCCCTGAGTTCAAGACTTATATTGATTCGGTGATCAATAACGCAAAAGTTCTCGCTGAAGTGTTGCAAACTCGCGGTTGTGACATTGTGACTGGCGGAACAGACACGCACCTAATGCTGGTGGACCTTCGCCCTAAGGGCTTGAAAGGTAACAAGGCTGAGGAAGCGTTGGAACGTGCGGGGATCACATGTAACAAAAATGGCATCCCATTCGATTCAGAGAAGCCTATGATTACATCGGGCATCCGTTTGGGGACGCCTGCGGGAACAAGCCGCGGCTTTGGCGCTGAAGAATTCAAACTCATCGGTAACTGGATTGGCGATGTACTGGACGGATTGGTGAACAACCCTGAAGGTGACGCAGAAGTAGAACAACGCGTTCGCAAAGAAGTGAAAGCGCTGTGTAATCGCTACCCACTTTACCAATAA